From Leptospira ryugenii, a single genomic window includes:
- a CDS encoding DJ-1/PfpI family protein, which yields MNLTMLLFDDVTILDFIGPYQVFSKIKNWKLSFVSWNQESIVCEGGLQISGLRSIKEIKESDLLFVPGGTGINAILTNPDYLKEIKRVGENSKYITSVCTGSLVLGAAGLLTGYKASSHWRSLHFLERFGAIPCEDRVVIDRNRITGGGITAGIDFGLKLVQWTLGDERAKELELWLEYNPEPPFGTGHPRLAETKLLEKTLEDTQAAINLREEIIQKIVPWKKE from the coding sequence ATGAATCTCACAATGCTTTTATTTGATGATGTAACGATCCTTGACTTCATCGGACCGTATCAAGTATTTTCAAAAATCAAGAACTGGAAACTTTCTTTTGTTTCTTGGAACCAGGAGAGCATTGTCTGCGAAGGAGGCTTACAGATTTCTGGACTTAGATCCATCAAGGAAATCAAAGAATCCGATTTACTGTTTGTACCGGGAGGCACCGGTATCAATGCAATTCTAACAAATCCTGACTATTTAAAAGAAATCAAACGTGTCGGAGAGAATTCAAAGTATATAACATCCGTTTGTACAGGCTCTCTTGTCTTGGGTGCAGCTGGTTTATTGACTGGGTATAAGGCAAGTTCCCATTGGCGGTCCTTGCATTTTTTGGAACGATTTGGTGCTATCCCATGTGAAGATCGAGTCGTGATTGATCGCAATCGGATCACGGGAGGCGGTATAACGGCAGGAATTGATTTTGGTTTGAAGTTAGTGCAATGGACCTTGGGAGATGAACGAGCAAAAGAACTAGAATTATGGCTAGAATATAATCCAGAACCTCCCTTTGGAACTGGGCACCCGCGCCTTGCTGAGACCAAACTCTTAGAAAAAACATTGGAAGATACGCAAGCAGCCATCAATCTCCGAGAGGAGATCATCCAAAAGATAGTGCCTTGGAAAAAGGAGTGA
- a CDS encoding 3-hydroxyacyl-CoA dehydrogenase family protein — translation MREIKTVTILGANGAMGAGSAGVIAAFGSAKVHMLARDVEKAKQGIEAAVGSVKTDTIRSRMIPGSYDADLEKAVSESDWVFELVAESYEVKEPINARIAKARRPGTIVSTVSSGLSIARLAKAFDEDGQKYYYGTHFFNPPYKMILCELVTHAGNDKKITKELGEYLDKVLGRAVVYTNDTPAFAGNRIGFQLMNECAQFAETYSDKGGIALLDEIMSGYTGRAMAPLATADFVGLDVHKAIVDNIYDNTKDAAHSTFKLPSYMQKLIDEGKLGMKSGGGLTKVTKTADGKKEKFVYNIKTGSYDPYPKFDIAFIKQARAMIKESNYKGAMEVVKTATGFEADLARYFISRYISYSLSLVGEVVETKENTDGAMGFGFNWVPASAFVDFLGGPKDTIKLIEAAKLPVPKLLSDAKPNKRFYELGDKLDARSLFKG, via the coding sequence ATGAGAGAAATCAAAACAGTCACGATTTTGGGTGCAAATGGCGCAATGGGCGCTGGGAGTGCTGGTGTTATCGCCGCATTTGGAAGTGCCAAAGTTCATATGCTCGCAAGAGACGTCGAAAAGGCCAAACAAGGTATCGAAGCTGCCGTAGGTTCGGTCAAAACAGATACAATTCGTTCCCGAATGATCCCCGGTTCCTATGATGCCGACTTAGAAAAGGCAGTCTCGGAATCCGATTGGGTTTTTGAATTAGTTGCAGAAAGTTACGAGGTCAAGGAACCTATCAATGCCCGTATAGCAAAAGCTAGACGTCCGGGGACTATCGTTTCCACAGTTTCATCAGGTCTTTCCATTGCTCGATTGGCGAAAGCTTTTGATGAGGATGGCCAGAAGTATTACTATGGAACCCACTTCTTTAACCCACCATATAAAATGATTCTCTGTGAACTTGTCACACATGCGGGAAATGATAAAAAAATCACGAAAGAACTAGGTGAGTATCTAGATAAGGTTTTAGGACGAGCTGTCGTCTACACAAATGACACTCCTGCATTCGCTGGTAATCGTATAGGATTCCAATTGATGAATGAGTGTGCACAATTTGCAGAAACCTATTCCGACAAAGGAGGCATTGCCCTCTTAGATGAAATCATGTCAGGTTACACAGGTAGAGCAATGGCACCATTAGCAACGGCAGACTTCGTCGGCTTGGATGTGCACAAAGCGATTGTGGACAATATCTATGATAATACAAAAGATGCTGCCCATTCAACATTCAAACTCCCTTCTTATATGCAAAAGTTAATTGATGAAGGCAAACTAGGAATGAAATCCGGTGGTGGATTGACAAAGGTCACCAAAACTGCTGATGGCAAAAAAGAGAAATTCGTTTACAACATCAAAACTGGTTCTTATGACCCCTATCCAAAATTTGATATTGCATTTATCAAACAAGCGAGAGCGATGATCAAAGAATCAAACTACAAAGGTGCAATGGAAGTTGTCAAAACAGCAACTGGTTTTGAGGCAGATCTTGCTCGTTACTTCATTAGTCGCTACATCAGCTACTCCTTAAGTTTAGTTGGAGAAGTAGTAGAAACAAAAGAGAATACAGATGGTGCAATGGGGTTTGGATTTAATTGGGTCCCAGCATCTGCATTTGTAGACTTTTTAGGTGGTCCAAAAGATACAATTAAGTTGATCGAAGCGGCAAAATTGCCTGTTCCAAAACTTCTTTCAGATGCAAAGCCTAACAAAAGATTTTATGAGTTAGGTGACAAACTAGACGCAAGGTCTCTTTTCAAAGGTTAA
- a CDS encoding phospholipase D family protein: MRLSLGSDFYEDFLTKRIPLSQTSIWIATADIKNLHIKKGSSFVPFLSILSEALERGVEVKLLHAKEPGQRFRAEFDRFPLLLKSKSFKRALCPRVHLKTIILDRKIAYIGSANLTGAGMGAKSEHKRNFEAGIISDDPKIIREIESYFNSIFSGKYCVSCLLRKVCPDPIL; this comes from the coding sequence ATGCGCTTATCTCTAGGAAGTGATTTTTATGAGGATTTCTTAACAAAACGTATTCCTCTTTCCCAAACTTCCATATGGATTGCGACAGCGGATATAAAAAATTTGCATATTAAGAAAGGCTCCTCATTTGTTCCTTTTCTCTCTATTCTGTCTGAGGCATTGGAACGTGGAGTGGAAGTTAAACTATTACACGCTAAAGAACCAGGCCAACGCTTCCGTGCTGAGTTTGATCGTTTCCCTCTCCTATTAAAGAGCAAATCATTCAAAAGAGCCCTTTGTCCTAGGGTGCATCTGAAAACAATTATCCTTGATAGAAAAATTGCATATATCGGCTCTGCCAACCTAACAGGTGCTGGTATGGGAGCCAAAAGCGAACATAAGAGAAATTTTGAAGCGGGAATTATCAGCGATGACCCAAAAATCATTCGTGAAATCGAAAGCTATTTTAACTCCATTTTTTCTGGGAAATATTGTGTTAGCTGTTTATTAAGAAAGGTATGCCCCGATCCTATTCTTTGA